A section of the Rhodospirillales bacterium genome encodes:
- a CDS encoding peptidylprolyl isomerase, protein MKTFLTLALGVLLMTTAAASAQDTSTTDKSNIINMETTQGPVVIQLKSDLAPNHVARIKELTQKGFYNGIVFHRVIDGFMAQTGDPTGTGMGGSDLPDLKAEFSNANFGRGTVGMARTSDPDSANSQFFICFEDCSFLNGQYTIWGQVIDGMDNVDKLARGEPPANPDKIVKMELAK, encoded by the coding sequence ATGAAGACCTTTCTAACCCTTGCGCTTGGAGTTTTATTGATGACCACCGCCGCCGCGTCCGCTCAGGACACATCCACCACGGATAAATCCAACATCATCAACATGGAAACCACCCAAGGCCCCGTGGTGATCCAGCTCAAGTCGGATCTGGCGCCGAACCACGTCGCCCGCATCAAGGAACTGACGCAAAAAGGGTTTTATAACGGCATCGTCTTTCACCGCGTGATCGACGGTTTCATGGCCCAGACGGGCGACCCGACCGGCACCGGCATGGGCGGCTCCGACCTGCCCGACCTCAAGGCCGAATTTTCCAACGCCAATTTCGGGCGCGGCACCGTGGGCATGGCCCGTACATCCGACCCGGACTCCGCGAATTCGCAATTCTTCATCTGCTTCGAGGATTGCTCATTCCTCAACGGCCAATACACGATCTGGGGCCAGGTGATCGACGGTATGGACAATGTCGACAAACTCGCCCGTGGCGAGCCGCCGGCGAACCCCGACAAGATCGTGAAAATGGAACTGGCCAAGTAA
- a CDS encoding alpha-glucosidase translates to MQTAQANWWKGAVIYQVYPRSFQDSRDDGVGDLNGLIQRLPYIAALGVDAIWVSPFFKSPMRDFGYDVQDYRDVDPLFGTLSDADRLIEEAHRLNLKIIFDIVLSHTSDLHPWFEESRRRQNGKESWYVWADPKPDGSPPTNWVSLFGGPAWNFDPLRGQYYLHNFLKEQPDLNFHNPDVQDAVLDIARFWLDRGVDGFRLDVVNFYFHDDELRDNPARPRDMGFALQYESPDPYSMQRHLYDKSRPENIAFIERLRALTDSYPARVLIGEIGDDYQTLRMAEYTHGDKRLHTAYSFALLSGTDVHLTPLYIRKAVEEEMGAGGASSWPCWAFSNHDTPRAPSRFGQRFITNPAWPRLLLALEFSLRGTICLYQGEELGLPEANVPREKLQDPWGKRVWPVWQGRDGARTPMPWSDTMPHAGFSSVEPWLPLAPEHQGLSVASQEAAEDSTLHMARRLLAFRRARPALLHGAIKFISLPDHPSVLAFTRTQGAESFLCVFNLADAPVSLRLPARLSDGENLISQAELSGADIALSAFGFALLPAAAASMSPAKENSFWTKALSVLGSLKGLSVRHSKNARS, encoded by the coding sequence ATGCAAACGGCACAGGCAAACTGGTGGAAGGGCGCAGTAATCTATCAAGTCTATCCGCGTTCGTTTCAGGATTCGCGCGACGACGGCGTGGGCGACCTCAACGGCCTGATCCAGCGCCTGCCTTATATCGCCGCGCTCGGCGTTGACGCTATCTGGGTCAGCCCCTTCTTCAAATCGCCGATGCGCGATTTCGGCTACGACGTTCAGGACTACCGCGACGTCGACCCGCTTTTCGGCACGCTTTCCGATGCCGACCGCCTGATCGAGGAGGCACACCGCCTTAACCTCAAAATCATATTCGACATCGTACTTTCCCACACCTCCGACCTTCACCCATGGTTCGAGGAATCGCGCCGCCGTCAGAACGGCAAGGAGTCGTGGTACGTCTGGGCCGACCCGAAACCGGACGGCTCGCCGCCCACCAACTGGGTATCGCTGTTCGGCGGACCGGCATGGAATTTCGATCCGCTGCGCGGTCAGTATTACCTGCATAATTTCTTGAAAGAACAACCGGATTTGAACTTCCACAACCCCGACGTTCAGGATGCCGTTCTTGATATCGCGCGCTTCTGGCTCGATCGCGGCGTAGACGGTTTTCGCCTCGACGTCGTGAACTTTTATTTCCATGACGACGAACTGCGCGACAACCCGGCCCGCCCGCGCGACATGGGGTTCGCCCTGCAATACGAAAGCCCTGACCCCTATTCGATGCAGCGGCATTTGTACGATAAATCCCGGCCCGAAAACATCGCCTTCATCGAACGCCTGCGCGCGCTGACCGACTCTTACCCCGCGCGCGTGCTGATCGGTGAAATCGGCGACGATTATCAAACGCTGCGCATGGCCGAATACACCCACGGCGACAAGCGCCTGCACACCGCCTATTCCTTCGCGCTGCTTTCCGGCACCGACGTGCATCTGACGCCGCTTTACATCCGCAAGGCGGTGGAGGAGGAAATGGGCGCGGGCGGCGCGTCCTCGTGGCCGTGCTGGGCGTTTTCCAACCACGACACGCCGCGCGCCCCCTCGCGCTTCGGCCAGCGTTTCATCACCAACCCGGCATGGCCGCGCCTGCTGCTCGCGCTTGAGTTTTCGCTACGCGGTACGATCTGCCTGTATCAGGGCGAAGAACTCGGCCTGCCCGAAGCCAACGTCCCGCGCGAAAAACTTCAAGACCCGTGGGGCAAGCGCGTCTGGCCGGTCTGGCAGGGCCGCGACGGCGCGCGCACCCCGATGCCATGGTCCGACACGATGCCTCATGCCGGATTTTCAAGCGTGGAACCGTGGCTGCCGCTGGCCCCCGAACATCAGGGCCTGTCTGTGGCATCGCAGGAAGCAGCCGAGGATTCGACCCTGCACATGGCGCGCCGCCTGCTTGCCTTCCGTCGCGCGCGGCCCGCGCTGTTGCACGGCGCGATCAAATTCATAAGCCTGCCCGATCACCCGTCCGTGCTGGCCTTCACGCGCACGCAAGGCGCAGAATCGTTTTTGTGCGTTTTTAACCTTGCCGATGCACCGGTATCGCTGCGCCTTCCCGCGCGCCTGAGCGATGGAGAAAACCTGATCTCTCAGGCCGAACTTTCGGGCGCGGATATTGCGCTTTCCGCCTTCGGATTCGCGCTGTTGCCGGCCGCCGCCGCGTCCATGTCACCGGCAAAGGAAAACAGTTTTTGGACCAAAGCGTTAAGCGTTCTGGGGTCCCTCAAGGGGTTGTCGGTGCGCCACAGCAAAAACGCGCGTTCATGA